aatttttcataaaaatacccATATCATaattatcatctcatctcatttcaattcatttcatgccatgccatgttttatattaaattaatcagcttaatttcatttcataatatcatatttcataaaaaaatctataaaacaCTAGGCTGTATGGTgggatacctttgcctttccatttggaaaaataaaactactactactgtctATGGTAAAAGCGTAGCTATTTACTGCTGTTTGTAATTTGTGTTGATAAATCTACAAACGATCTGATTTCAAGTTCTAAAGATGTGGTACTTAAGAGCCGAGAATGACGAAAGAGTATTGTACATTACCCCTGAAAAAAGGGAAGTGATTATAGGCCGAAGTCCTGATAAACAGATATGTAGCTTTCCTATAATTGATGATTCGTCGCTGAGCAGGCGACATGCTTCTTTAACGCTGTCTtcaaataattgtttatttgtgCAAGATTTGGATTCCAAGTATGGTACGTTCATTAATGATTGCACCGAAAAACTGACTACTAAAGTTCAACTCAAATCTGATGATATTGTGAAATTGGGAAAGCTTAATTGCATTTGGCGGGTTTACAATCTTGAGCTGGTAACATGTACATCAacatttgaaaaagaaaatcttCTCCACCTCAAATCTATTCTGGATAAAATAGGAGggcaactaaaaaatgaatgggATGATAGTTGTGGTTATTTAACCATGCCAGAATTGACTTTAACTATAGAAGTTGTTTTTGCACTAGTTCAAGGATCGTATATAGTAACCACTGAGTTTTGGAACAAATGCCTTGAATCTATACATAACCTTTCAATTCCACCAGACCCTCAATTATTTACTCCTGAAATTATAGAAACAACATCGAACAGAGAAATTGTTTCATTTTTGCCTAATGATAAAAGAAAGAGTTTATTTTTGGGAATAAAGTGTGTTTTCTTTTCTAAACCACAGTTTGAGACGTATAAAAAAGTCCTAGTTAAAAGTTCTGCAGAACCTTTGTTGTTGAGCGAGTCAAAACTAACAAAAGCTTCACTCTGTGAGCCAGATTTCATAgtcatacaatataatatatcaaGTACAAGTCAAGAAACACAAGCTCAAAAAAACCAGATGTTAGAAatcatttcatatttaaaaagcaAGGGTAAAAGAGTAATTCCTGATGCAGAAATTGGATCAGCCATACTTTATtgttctttaaataaatattgcaatCCTGActtcaatatttctaatgaaatacttaaacAAACAGATCAAAATAAGATTACTAACATTTTGGCACCAGAGTCTCAagaaataacaaatataaacaAAGAAGAACAAGTACTTCTCAATGAAACATTAGAAGTCACAAATAGTTTTAAGAGAAAGTTAAGTGAAGTAAGCAGTTATACCCAAAGCAACAAGAAATTTGCTTCTGGGACTAACAACATTGAAAATGATAActgtaacaaaagaaaaactgAACATCAAGAATTTGATGATGTACAGAATCCTCCCAAGAAACTAGCCATGGAAATGAATTCATCTGAAAATGAGCTATTCAACTTTGTAAATCctaccaataaaaataacagcaaAACatcagaaaaaaaactaaatctatCCAAACCAATGAAACGAAAAGCTGATGCTGATACAGACGatgatttattcaattttataaaatttaatgataatgCAAAAGAGAATGCATCAAAACTGTGTAGATATGAAGATAAAGGCGATGAAGGAAACTCCACAGTGTCTATTTCAAATGTCAAGAAAACTATAACAACAGAGGAAATAATTGCTATGAGAGGAAAGAAACttgaagaattaaaaaattatacaaagcCATATTCAGAGGTACAGCATtggattaaaaaagaaataagtgATGACCTAAATCAAAAAATGAATGATCTTGACTTGGGAACCACTGTTGTTACTGTAAAAAGTgaattgataataaaaaaagaacccgTAGAAATGCAGGAACCAGTATCATTagtaaaaaatttcaaaaaatttaagaaGGTTTGGCCGGTGAAAATGATGGTCACTGTTGTACCAAAAAtagaaaaagacaaacaattgaACGATGAAGTAAATTCTATGGTTTATACCCAGGACAATAACTGATACCTAAGCCATTAAGAATTGATTAAATCTATATTATGGATATCATTGTAAATGTTTTATATGTTGTTAAGCAAAATAAAGTcacattcaatattatttaattttattttgttaagtcTTTATTCAGATTGGTCATCTTCTGCTGCATCTTTGTCTTCACTGTATTCATTTTCAGATTCAATTTCTTCATCTTCCTTAATTACAGTATTTATTTTCCTagtagaaaaaattaaaattagcaaaaaaacagtttagccatcaatgtattaatttttttttaagagatattgtttttaatgaacCAAAGACAACTAAATAATTTACAGTGCCAGTTACTGAAATATagcattataaattaaaagaaaagcaATATAGTTATTTACTGTGAAAGAAGCTTTGGAGTTAGCTATTGAATTAGCTCTACTTTCCAATGAATATTGGACAAAAATGTTCATGAGTCAATGATGCATCAGATAAGCTGGCAATCCAAGGCGTTTTGGTCTAATGAATAAAGGAACAAAGGTGTTCCTGAGACTGATAAATCAGTTGAGCTTGCAAAGGCTTTATCATGGAAgccatatattataattttatttagccTCCCATCCTAGGAATAGATGCACAAATTGATTAGACAACACACCAAGGCACAACAATATACTAAAGAAGTTCCTCATTAATGAGCGCAAAGATCAGCTCTACAtcaagaattgtttttttttattattcatccaAAGAATAAGCGTCCTTCATTATTTACTACCTAGCCATACCTTTAATTCCAGACAGAGAAATTTTAGACTTCAACCTTTTTTCAAGGTGGAATGGGATTCaaattgtaatatatatatataggattCCATAATCACTAAGCACTAAGTAGATATGGGTTTTTATTGCCATTTACAGCAATGCGTAATAGGGGGCCAGATGCAT
The Bombyx mori chromosome 17, ASM3026992v2 DNA segment above includes these coding regions:
- the LOC101736181 gene encoding nibrin, with product MWYLRAENDERVLYITPEKREVIIGRSPDKQICSFPIIDDSSLSRRHASLTLSSNNCLFVQDLDSKYGTFINDCTEKLTTKVQLKSDDIVKLGKLNCIWRVYNLELVTCTSTFEKENLLHLKSILDKIGGQLKNEWDDSCGYLTMPELTLTIEVVFALVQGSYIVTTEFWNKCLESIHNLSIPPDPQLFTPEIIETTSNREIVSFLPNDKRKSLFLGIKCVFFSKPQFETYKKVLVKSSAEPLLLSESKLTKASLCEPDFIVIQYNISSTSQETQAQKNQMLEIISYLKSKGKRVIPDAEIGSAILYCSLNKYCNPDFNISNEILKQTDQNKITNILAPESQEITNINKEEQVLLNETLEVTNSFKRKLSEVSSYTQSNKKFASGTNNIENDNCNKRKTEHQEFDDVQNPPKKLAMEMNSSENELFNFVNPTNKNNSKTSEKKLNLSKPMKRKADADTDDDLFNFIKFNDNAKENASKLCRYEDKGDEGNSTVSISNVKKTITTEEIIAMRGKKLEELKNYTKPYSEVQHWIKKEISDDLNQKMNDLDLGTTVVTVKSELIIKKEPVEMQEPVSLVKNFKKFKKVWPVKMMVTVVPKIEKDKQLNDEVNSMVYTQDNN